DNA sequence from the Colletotrichum higginsianum IMI 349063 chromosome 10, whole genome shotgun sequence genome:
GTTGAGCAGCCCCGCGTACGATTCGCCAACGTCGAAATCGATTTCGGGAATCTTGGTGCTGTTGACCACGTACTCTTTTTTGATACCAAAGTCAGAAATGTGTGTTTGGCTACTACGAGCGAGAGAGTTACCCACTCCGAGTCTTGTTGGTGAGAAATTTGGGTTCCCCTTGCACCTTGTTCACAACATTTTGAGGTACGTCTTCCTCCGGGCTCGGAAACTGCTGCTGAGAGAGCGATGGTTTATACTGTTTCAGGTTCAAAGTAGCAGAAACAGCCGCGGAAAGCAGGATGGCTGCATGATACCAACGCATGTTGTAGGATGGCGCCGTCGTGAGGTCAGCTCGTCGATTCCCCTACACTTGTCTTGAGCAATCAaacatcgccctcggcaaTGGGACGAATAGGTGATGATGAAAGTGGGGTAGAAACGGCGATGTGCTGGCTTTTAAGAAAAATTCCGCCGGTAACATTTATTTTAACATTCCTCGGAAAGGCGCGATGCGCGTTTCAAGATGTGCCTGGGGAGGGGATCACGCTCGGACCCGAGAAACGCTGCGGCGGGAAACACACATCAGAGTCACCTCAACTGGGTTTCGCCTGAGCTTATCCCAGGTAGATGTCCCATCGGACCGTCAAGCCGAGGGAGCTTCTGAAATCTAAAGAGTCTTGGTGGTAAATACTTCGGCCAGGCGGTGTCTGGAAAGCCTTGTACCAAGGGCTGTTGAGGCGAGCTAGCTCTACAGGAGTTGTGATGCACACGCCAATTAGCTTTTCGATGAAGTTTCCTGTTTTTATTTTGTTGCTTTTTTGCTGACCGATGATCAACGTTTGCTAGACTGTCTCAACGTAATCCCGTAGTATGAGCTTTGCCGGAACGGGTCTGTCGTGGGTTGAGTTATCACCTATCGTTCAGCGAACCGTGTATAACAAGCGCTTGAAGGTATTGTTTGTTGCTTCTGGTTCTCAGAAATACACCCAAAAACAGTAAGAATTTCATAGAAGACAAGGTGGGCGACCTTTTCTAGAGGCATAACCCCTCTGGCTTTGAGCATCACATGCAATCGTACGTTCATACGTAGAGCTAGCTGAAGCTTTAAGTTAAGGGGCCGGCTTCGACAAAGGTTACTTAGTGAAGTCAAGAATGCGAGGTTTTTACATCATAAAAGTCAGAGGCAGTAATGTTGCAGCTCCCTTTTGTCGGCGGATGTTAAGTGGAATTGTTTGATGTTTTCGTTTGGGGCAGAATATCAGATGACAATCTGGAGATTGCTGATGTCTGCATAGAAAGCATGCAACTGTCAAGGATCACAGACCCAGTAAGTCCTGGTCTCATGACTTCTCTATCTTTCTTCTACAATGTTAGTTCTCGGACCTGGCTTGAACACCGCTTGCAACCTGCCCTCCACTGTCACTGTTATTGCACGCCTCAAAAGGCAAGGTATCCGAGGCTGCAAGGGTCATCTCATCTTTACCAGGAATCTAGAACTCTGTTTAACAAGCAAGTCAGGAACAATTCAAGGCAAGTATTTATGTACATTTCTTCGCTGGTCTCCTCCTTCGAGTCAGTAGTCAGCATTTGGGTAGCATCTTTTTTACGCAAAGCATGTTCTTTGTTAGAACATTCTGCCTCTCTCGAGTGGAAACTCACTCATGGTCATAACTGCATGGCATCTGTACCAAGTTTCTACAAATTGAATCTGATGGGGCAGCCCTTAGGCCATTATTCGTCACTGTCTGTCCTTCACATGGAACCAGAAGGATGAGCAGGGGCAAAGGTAGACAGAAAGATTGCAGTATACAGTTTGTGTTTGTATTCTCTAATTTTGTACCACATGCCTGTGACATACCCAGCAGTGCACGGAAGATACACGTCGTCAATGCACGACTTTCTCAATAACTGATTCAAATCCCTTCCAGTCACCCTGCCAGAACTAGTTACTTGCTAATAGACGCACCAGGTCCGATGCAGAGAGCTTTAACATTCATATCTGAGTTTACTTAACAGGAGCTGCACACGAACAATGGAGAGGGGCAAAAACAAAAGATAGGTCCATCCAGGATTCGAACCTGGGCTTACGGAAGATCCGAGTCTTGAGAGAATCAGAATCCGACGTCCTAACCAACTAGACTAATAGACCGTGGAAGACTCCGCATTCGCTTTTAGTCCTGTGGGATCGTGCTGGCATTCTGGAACTCATGTTTCGCTGAAGTCAGGGCCTGGAAGTTGTTTATGTGGGGGTTATCCACATGCAAAAACCACCTCTAATTGACCCTTGCTTATAAATTCTGCTCATAGATGGACTCTTCAACAAGCAACACGCCCTTGTTGAGATACTATACAAACTAGTCCTATTCTGAACCTTCTGGTCCAAACTCAGTGTCATGAGACTAGAAACGCCCAAGCAATGAAAGATGACGCATACAGATAATCATTGTGTAGCTGGTTCATTTGACTATGTTTAGGCTTGAGTCAGCTACTTGGAAAATTTCTTTTCGAGATTTCGAAAGAAGGGAGCTAGATATGAATTTCATTACCAGTCCAGACTTATTTTTTTAGTTGACTACTTAACTCTGTGGCATGGCCCCTTGAAAATTAGACAAATTGCCTCCTGATCATGTGAATGTGGCTTGAGCTGCTATAAGTATGCCGGTGGCAGTCCAGTACTGTCCCGGTGAGAAGCAAGAACAGTTCTGCGTTCAGATAAGTGAGGTGTCGGAGGTAAACGAGGAAGGGAATTGCGCTCTGATAATCATGTCCCCCACTTCACGAATCGTCACTCACGGTGTGGATGCTTCTTAATTACAACCCAAGACCTGTCCTTGCACGAATGAGGTGACATCGGACATGGTATCGGAGGTCGGAGGTGACATCGGATCAGATAAGATCCATCTGATTAGACAAGCAACATCTGATTCGAATCTGATTCGAGGGACTATTCCGCAACGGGACCCATCATGCATCCCACATTCCACCTGGTAGTCAAGGCTTAATAGCTGGTAATGAGAAAAGATCAGCAAGCCCCCCTGCGGTTCTCCGTCACGCGAAAGCGGGATGCACTCACAAAGAGGGGTGAGAAACCTCAGCCGGATCTCAGGCATGAGCCCTGAAAAATGGCGCACATTTCGTGGGAGAATCCGAGAAGTCCTCATGTCTCGCCTGAGCGAGGTTTGGTGTTTCTCCTTCCAACTCTTCAGAGAGTGGTCGTTGCGCGAATAGCTTCTTTCTGGTCCCTCATTGTTGATCGCAAAGATGACCCTGCTCAAGTACGCTACGCCACAGaacctcgagaagctcggtCCGCTTCTGCAGTGGAAGCTTCTCGCCGTGGCCGCGATCCCGCTTCTTGTGATCTTCTATCTTCAACGGTCCAAGGCCCCTACCCTCGACATCAAGCAATTCTCGCACTTCCCCCAGCCGGAAGAGGCGGATCCGCAAAGAGGACACTGGCCATGGATCGAGAAATCCGCGGGTCTCGGTGATCCTCGCAGGGCTTTTGGTAAGTGCTGAGTCGAGGTTCTGTTTTGGACTGGGAACAACACTGACAGACCAATCTCGCACTTGCACAGATGAAATCCTCTACGAACAGGCACAGAAGCTCGGTTTCCCGCCCGTCCTCCTAGTCGACTGGCGCCCGATCGAGAAGTTCCTGATTCTCTTCATTCTGGACaacgaggtcgccgagcAGGTTACCAAACCCTCGAAGCAATACAGCACCAGCGTACCGAAGCACCCCGCCATACAGCATCTGGCTCCTCTGGTCGGCGCGCGTTCTCTTGTTACGACGGATGTGAGCCGTTCCTACTTCACACTAGCAACACGTGTTCGATGATATGGTTCTGACCACAAGTGGCGCAACAGGGAGAGGAATGGAAGGGCTTACGCAAGAGAATCTTGCCTGGCTTCCAACCACAACATCTCCTTAGTCTGGTGAAGGTCATTGTGGAAAAGTCGCAGACCTTCATTGAGCTTATGGAGCAGAAGGCCGCCACTGGTGAGGAGTTCTGCTTGGAAGGGTACACCACGAATCTGGCTTTCGACGTCATTGGTGAGTCTGGGTAAGCCCCTAGCAGACCCAATGGCTTGATTACTTACTATTCTCATAAAAAGGTATCGTCACATTTGACATGGACCTTAACGCGCAGATTGATGGCAAGCAGAGTGATGTGCTGTTGACGTACAGCGCGTTGTCGCAGGCCTTCAACAAGCGGGTGCCCGGAAAACACTGGTTGTGGACCTACTTCACCGAGAACGAGCGAACAATCAGGCGCCTTGACAAGAGACTCGACGGCATTCTGAAGGAAGAGATCGTCAAGCAGCACAAGAAGctggtcgccggcgacgccacGGCATCCCGAAGTGTGGCGACGCTGAGTCTGCACGGCATCGATGTCCTGACTCCCGAGATTCTTCAGCAGACCAGCGATACTTTACGGGGTTTCCTCTTTGCCGGCCATGACACAACGAGTATCCTGTTGCAATGGTGTTTCTACGAGCTTCATAGGCGCCCCTCTTCGGCGCAAGCTCTGAAGGACGAGCTTGACGAGGTTTTCGGCGCGGACACGAGTCCGAAGTCTGTCATTGAGCAGCTCTTGAGCCCTGAAGCCGGAAAGCTGTTGAGCCGTCTGCCCTGTAAGTAAACCGCAACTCCCGTGTCTAACATGTGTCCTTGGAATCCTTGAACCATCAATATTGTTCAGGCTAACTTTGGACAAACTCAGATACCGACGCAGTTATCAAAGAGGCTCTCAGACTTCACCCGCCCGGCACGACAGCCAGAGTCGCCCCCAAAGGATCCAACACCACTCTGACTTTGCCAAACGGGCAacagctcgtcgtcgacgatctGTGTGTAACACCGCGGGCTTACATCATCCAACGTCATCCCAAGCTCTTTGGCGAGACCAAGGATGACTTCATCCCCGAACGGTGGCTCGGAGAAGAGGGGGCTAAGATCCCGGACAGCGCGTTCAGGCCATACGAGAGAGGCCCGAGACGCTGTACTGGGTCGGAGCTTGCGAACCTTGAGGTTCGCATCGTCCTGGCCTGTGTCGCGAGGCACTTTGAATTCGTCAAggtcggccagggcgagctggagctggacgagAAGGAACAGCCTGTGCTCGACGACAAGGGTTTCTACAAGACCAAGTCAACGATGTTTTCCGTAAGTGAACCAAGGGGTATGGATGTGTCCAAGAGCTTATCCGATGCTAACTGATTGATCTTCTCGTAGACTCACCTTGTCACCGCGAAACCCGTCGACGGGATGAAGGTGAAGGTTCGCATCAATGGTCAGACGCAGTAACGAAAACGACTTTACTGGAACGTTCTACAGAGGCAGGATGGACAAGATAAAAAAGACTGTAGAGGATCGAGCCGGACTACTTTGCTCCATCTTAATACCTACCAGCACCATTTTACCAGCTTTGAGCCCTGGTATCAATGGTGTCAGGGAGCAAAGTTTTTCACCATCGATTTACAAAATGATTGTCTCTATGGCTCGTGAGAATGTGTAGTTCTCCATATGGGGACAACGATACCAACTCTCATGAGAATGTAAGAGAAATATGCATTATTATCCATTTCTCCATAACCTCAATCCCATGCAATCAAAAGTATCGCAATCATGCGAGAAGACTTCATCTATGGCCAACCATGTTAAGGGGGTTTGAAGAGGAAGGCAAGGCTCCCGTCCATAACTCAGAATGACCTTCCTTACCAGGCAAAGGGTCCTGTGTAACTTTCCATTGCACGTTGCAGACTGGAAGAGATATGCTGGTATTGAAGATAACAATGTTCGCGATGAAGGCTCGAACGGCTGAATCCGGAACATCATATCTTTCACGACCCGGTCGGTAATTTGGGAAACGGCTTTTATGCTTACCCAAACAAGCTTCTTGGTCCACAACTTCCGAAATCTATAGAGGGAAAGATTAGCCCCGGCCTAGTTTGCCAAGTTGCCAAGTATGGGTAACAAGCAGTCAGCGGTACTTTTCATCGCTACTACTGGGATGGAGCGAAGCTAGGCTAACGGGAAGGAGTTGGCCTTTGCATATAAGTAATGTCAAGACCGATGATCCGGATGTGATCCGATCGGCCATAAGATGTCGACATGAGGCTCTTTGTAGTTGAGGTCACGAAAAGCAGCAATGGACGCGGGATGACCCCCCTTGGCCCGCTGCGGCATGTAATGAACCATTCAACAGACCCATTAAGACTCGTATGAGACCGAGTAAAATcgctttctttccttctcgTCACCGAGGTATTTATTACCTTGATGATCACGATAGACCGGAAGCAAGTGGCGGGAAAGGCCGTCTCCTCCGCGACTGCCGGACCGCCGAAGTGGGGGCTCCGAGGGCCGAGGGTCGAACAGCCCCGATGAACCGTTGTTGGTCCCTCTGGAGCTGTCAGATGTGAGAAGTGCCACCAAGGAATGATGGCCTTCATTTATGGTGTATGAGACGGTCATGGACCGAGTACCTTTGTGTTGCGGACAGTTTGTTAAACATTCTTAGCCATGGGATTGTGAAAGCACAACAAGCCGGGTGAATGAAGCCTGCCGTCAACGACTGGCTCTTCGGGTGCTGATCTCCCGGAAACGAGTCGAGCCCGGTTGAAGACACAGCTGTCAGCCTTTGACGCATATAAATCTCATGGTATCTATCATAGCATGCGTGCATTGAACAAGCCACGAGAAACCGTTAGGCGACTCACATCGTGGGCTCttaagagagagagaggaatCACACACAGTTGCACTCAACTCTTCCACCCATGTGTCTCCCATCGATCGGAATtctcggacgaggactcTAGAGAGAGGAGCAAAACCAAGCCCAGACGCCAAGTCCAACTAACGAACCAAACCCACCAGCTTGTTACGTAGTCGTGTGCGACGCTGCTGACCAACCGACTCGAGATCGTCCACAGCCCAACCATCCAAAAGGCCGGAGTCGCGCGTCCCACCAACTCCATACTGCTCAGCCCGAGTTCTCCACGTCGCTTGCAGTTTCTCGGCGAGGGTCCGGAGATCCGAATATGAGGTATTTTCCCAACGAAAGGAACGAACAAATTTTAACCGTGTCCGATCTGCACTGCGCAACCGGGTCGGTTCCAACTTCCCTGATTCGAAATGGAGACCCCCTCGTGTTGAGAGCCGGAAAGGGCCCATGGGGAGCCTCCACTCCTGGAGTATGCTTATATTGCGAGTCCACTTGAGGCCTGCGATCACTGCTCGACTTAGTCATGACCGTCCGCGAGTCTGCGGAGTGCGTCCCGATGCCGCAGTGTGGTGGTCGACTATCAATCTCGTCTAATCAATCTCATCTTATCAATCATGTAAGTATATCACGTCTACCTACCTCTAGCCTGAGGAGGGGCGACTCTGGGTGTCTGTTTGTCCCTCTAGCCTCTCAACTTTGGACTTGTCCTTCCATCCCCTCTCTTGAATATCCGTCACTCGGGGCACCATGAAGCTCATCACTGTGACCTCGGCGCTCCTCGCGCTGGGCGagatggcctcggccagcctGTACCCCCGATCcaacacgacgacgacgacgatccGCAACGCGACGTACGACtacatcgtcgccggcgccgggacCGCTGGCATCGTGGCCGCCGAACGCCTTGCCGCCTCGGGCCGCAGcgtgctcctcgtcgagcgcgGCGGGCCGTCCCTCTACATGTCGGGCTACCGCAAGACCATGCCGTGGAACGACACCGTTACCATGTACGACGTGCCCGGCATGTCCGACTACACGGGTGCCGACCCGGACCTGCAATACTGCCGggacctcgtcatcgccgctgGCTGCATGCTCGGCGGCTCGACCATGCTCAACGCCCTCATGTTCGTCCGgccgcgcgccgccgacttcGCCGGGTGGCCCGAGGAGTGGCGCTGGGAGAACGGCGTCGcgctcgcggccgaggagtTTTACGAGCGTCTCCCGGGCACCATCCTGGCAtccgaggacggcaagcGGTACGATGACGGCGCGTACGAGATCATGTCGCGCTTCCTCGATGCCAACGGCTGGAGTGAGCAAGACGCCTTGAACGATGTCGAGGCAAAGGAGTTGATGTACTCTCACCCCCCGTGGTCGGTAAGTCGTGCGAATGGGCCCCCATGtcggaaagg
Encoded proteins:
- a CDS encoding Cytochrome P450 52A11; its protein translation is MTLLKYATPQNLEKLGPLLQWKLLAVAAIPLLVIFYLQRSKAPTLDIKQFSHFPQPEEADPQRGHWPWIEKSAGLGDPRRAFDQSRTCTDEILYEQAQKLGFPPVLLVDWRPIEKFLILFILDNEVAEQVTKPSKQYSTSVPKHPAIQHLAPLVGARSLVTTDGEEWKGLRKRILPGFQPQHLLSLVKVIVEKSQTFIELMEQKAATGEEFCLEGYTTNLAFDVIGIVTFDMDLNAQIDGKQSDVLLTYSALSQAFNKRVPGKHWLWTYFTENERTIRRLDKRLDGILKEEIVKQHKKLVAGDATASRSVATLSLHGIDVLTPEILQQTSDTLRGFLFAGHDTTSILLQWCFYELHRRPSSAQALKDELDEVFGADTSPKSVIEQLLSPEAGKLLSRLPYTDAVIKEALRLHPPGTTARVAPKGSNTTLTLPNGQQLVVDDLCVTPRAYIIQRHPKLFGETKDDFIPERWLGEEGAKIPDSAFRPYERGPRRCTGSELANLEVRIVLACVARHFEFVKVGQGELELDEKEQPVLDDKGFYKTKSTMFSTHLVTAKPVDGMKVKVRINGQTQ